A genomic region of Castor canadensis chromosome 16, mCasCan1.hap1v2, whole genome shotgun sequence contains the following coding sequences:
- the LOC109681992 gene encoding interferon lambda-3-like translates to MAGDCKLLLILMATVLTRRRAVSASRPFRVLLDAGDCHLAQFKSLSPQELQAFKRAKDALEETLLQKGIRCRSHLFPRVWERPVAIQAELALTLNILENVADPALGDILDQPLHTLHHIYSQLQACALAQPTAGPRPHSRHLSHLLHPLQEAVEKESPGCLRPLSPSTSSASSPRT, encoded by the exons atggctggagactgcaaGCTTCTTCTGATTTTGATGGCCACCGTGCTAACTAGGAGAAGGGCAGTTTCTGCCTCCCGGCCCTTCAGGGTCCTTCTCGATGCAGGGGACTGCCACCTGGCCCAGTTCAAGTCTCTGTCCCCACAAGAGCTGCAGGCCTTCAAGAGAGCCAAGGATGCCTTG GAAGAGACACTGCTTCAGAAGGGCATCAGGTGCCGCTCCCACCTCTTCCCCAGG GTGTGGGAGCGCCCTGTGGCCATCCAGGCTGAGCTGGCCCTGACACTGAACATCCTGGAAAATGTGGCTGACCCAGCCCTGGGGGACATTCTGGACCAGCCGCTTCACACACTGCATCACATCTACTCCCAGCTCCAGGCCTGT GCCCTGGCTCAGCCCACAGCAGGCCCCAGGCCCCACAGCCGCCACCTGTCCCACTTGCTGCACCCCCTCCAGGAGGCCGTGGAGAAG GAGTCCCCTGGCTGCCTGAGGCCTCTGTCACCTTCAACCTCTTCTGCCTCTTCACCCAGGACCTGA
- the LOC109681988 gene encoding interferon lambda-2-like encodes MKPDTTGGCILILTLMATVLTRTWAGPVPRLPRILPHAQDCHLSQFKSLAPQELQAFKRAKDALEVMLLKKDVRCLSRLFPRAWELQQLQVWERPMALQAELTLTMNVLGNVTDLAPGDILDQPLHTLHHIHSQLQSCALAQPTAGPRPHSRRLSHWLHRLQEAVEKESPGCLQASVTFNLFRLLTRDLKCVSRGDLCV; translated from the exons ATGAAGCCAG ACACGACTGGGGGCTGCATTCTCATCCTGACGCTGATGGCCACGGTGCTCACCAGGACTTGGGCAGGTCCTGTCCCCAGGCTCCCCAGGATCCTTCCGCATGCACAGGACTGCCACCTGTCCCAGTTCAAGTCTCTGGCCCCACAAGAACTGCAGGCCTTTAAGAGAGCCAAGGATGCCTTG GAAGTGATGCTACTTAAGAAGGATGTCAGGTGCCTCTCCCGCCTCTTCCCCAGGGCCTGGGAGCTGCAGCAGCTGCAG GTGTGGGAGCGCCCGATGGCCTTGCAGGCTGAGCTGACTCTGACAATGAACGTCCTGGGGAATGTGACTGACCTGGCACCGGGGGACATCCTGGACCAGCCGCTTCACACACTGCATCACATCCACTCCCAGCTCCAGAGCTGT GCCCTGGCTCAGCCCACAGCAGGCCCCAGGCCCCACAGCCGCCGCCTGTCCCACTGGCTGCACCGCCTCCAGGAGGCCGTGGAGAAG GAGTCCCCTGGCTGCCTCCAGGCCTCTGTCACCTTCAATCTCTTCCGCCTCCTCACCCGGGACCTGAAGTGTGTCAGCAGAGGAGACCTGTGTGTGTGA